Below is a genomic region from Miscanthus floridulus cultivar M001 chromosome 1, ASM1932011v1, whole genome shotgun sequence.
GGTCTGATTTGGTTCGCTTCCAAAATTTACTAAGccaaatatttgataagccatGATTTTGGCTAGTATTTGGTTTGCTATCAAAACTTGCTGAACTCTCACATTCTATGACATTTTTTTTTGTCCAACTTGTGGCTACCAAATCTTTGGTATGGCAAATTCTGTTGGATAAGATAATGCTGCTGCTATATACTATGTTACTCGCCCCAACCAAAGTGCAGCACGATAATGCGCCAAAATGCAGCCAATAGATGAACCGGCGACTCGTTGACCATATGACTTGTTATGGGGGTATTTGCCAATGATCAATGGATATGCTTGATTGTTGTTTCTCTTTACGCTATGATCTCTTCTTCATTTGTTCAACTTCGATTCATCGAGGGATAACGGTTTTCCGATGTTGCCTAGGACTATAAAGATGTTGGCATAATTGAAACCATTGTTCGTTATATTCCCAAATACTGGCCAGCGGCGGTGTTCCGTCCAGTTGTTGGGCGGGTGCTAAATTGCTAGTGCGGAGTCATCCAGAAAAACCCCAACACATCCGTGCTAATGTGGTATGCAGTTTCTATTATGCAATTAGATATGCACTGTATCAAGTACCTAGTaaaattaatatatatttaaaaaaGACGTCTTACAATTTAGAACTTAGAGAGTACCATACAATCGAGCGTCAATTTTGATTCTCCAGCAAATTAAAAAGCACCTTAAGACACGTGGTGCTCGATCAAAGAATAGTAAATCCAGATAATTACTACAAACTCTTCTTTTGTTACATTTACATAGCCACGCCAATTTATGTATATGGAAGCAGTACAACGCTCAAGCAAGGATACAGTTTCGATATATCACAGCAAGGATAGATAGAGTACATCACACCGCTTGCACGTAGAGTTTCTATCACATATCTGAGCTCAGAGGAAAGCCAGTTAATTAAGCAAGCATCGCATCACCAACGAACAAGCAAAAGTTAAGAGAGAGAGGATTGaacggtgctgctgctgctgctggaaagAGGTTCCGTTCAGCTGTCCCGGCTGCTGCAGCAGAGCACCTTCATGATGCACGCGCGGTTCTCCTCGCGAACGCTGGTGATGAGCCAGGAGACGAGGAGGACGGCGAGGCAGAGGAGGATGTCCAGCGACAGGTGCGTCCTGGTCTGCGACGCCGCGAAGGTGAGGAGCAGGCTGGCGTAGGCCACCGCGAACGACCACCGCACGTGGCGCGAGGTCACGGCCATCCTCACCAGCAGGCTCAGCGTCAGCACCATGGAGCTCGCGACCCCCAACCAGCTCGCCACTCTGAACACCCAGTACCTTGGCCGGTGCAGGTCGCGCATGATAGGGTCTCCGGCGCGGTACAGCCTGCCGTTGCCGTCCCCCGACGGCGTGTCCTGCGGCCAGTAGCCGCCGGGGACGCTGGAGCCGAGCAGGAAGGCGAGCATCGTGATCAGCGTGGCCCCCACGAGCAGCGCGCTGGGGTCGTGGTCCTCGCAGCTGCTCCTGTCCGGCGCGTGCCCGCCGTGCCGCTGCTGGATCACGGTCACGGGCATGACCTccgccgtcggcggcggcggcgggtacgCAACAGCGTGGGCGGCGTGGCCCATCTCAAGGCTGCCCGGGGCCGGCAGCGCGTCTGGGTTCACGCGCGGGTACATGGGCACACGGCGATCGACAGAGAGACGGTTTTTGGTCTGTCTGAAGCTAGCGGAGTCTGCTGAGTGGTGAAGGCTTAGATCTCGCTGTTTGGTTTCCAGGGAAGAGAACAGACGATTCAGGGCACATTTATGTGTACACTCTGCCAGTGCTCCCAGCTCCAGGTCAAGTCAATATTTTTTGTCCCCTACCCCATCCACTTTTGCCGCTTGTAGTTTTCTACTCTCTGCTGCACGTCTCGACACGGTGTGAACTGCGAAGGGTGGACGAAATGTTCAACCAACCGCGCACCTCAAGTAATGCTGCAACGTCACGCTACCATTATTGCGGCAAGCTCCCCCACAG
It encodes:
- the LOC136502701 gene encoding uncharacterized protein — its product is MYPRVNPDALPAPGSLEMGHAAHAVAYPPPPPTAEVMPVTVIQQRHGGHAPDRSSCEDHDPSALLVGATLITMLAFLLGSSVPGGYWPQDTPSGDGNGRLYRAGDPIMRDLHRPRYWVFRVASWLGVASSMVLTLSLLVRMAVTSRHVRWSFAVAYASLLLTFAASQTRTHLSLDILLCLAVLLVSWLITSVREENRACIMKVLCCSSRDS